In Meiothermus cerbereus DSM 11376, a single window of DNA contains:
- a CDS encoding beta-glucosidase family protein codes for MTRIGRLALAWAVCFSGSLVLAQPIYKDPAQPVEKRVADLLARMTLEEKLGQMTQIVVSKLMSDGWGLEPLKAELLERYLVQRGIGSVLSGGGMGPVPNTPRAWAEMTNAIQRVAVEKGRLGIPSLYGVDAVHGHNNLVGATIYPHNLGLAATWNPALVEQVARRVGQELRATGTLWNFAPVADLGRDPRWGRFYETFGEDSLLAGSLVAATVRGLQASQVAATLKHFVGYGQPVGGTDRSPAFLAPRTLQEVWLPPFRMGLEAGALTVMANSGSVNGVPVHASRYLLTDVLRGQMGFKGVVISDWNDIDKLVNDHKVAATFADAVALSINAGVDVYMVPMEADRYLQTLKELVEAGRVPRARIDEAAGRVLWLKFQLGLFERPYVEVAEAEKVLEAQRLLAKQAALESITLLENAAFTLPLTNVRTLLVTGPAATDKTMQMGGWSIDWQGKEGAKAPGITLLEGLQKGAPKGVKVTYADPRDARALAAAARAADMVVVALGEKPYAESEGNNLNGELPAEQYRLLRDLKALGKPIVLVLFAGRPLVFPPDLWLTPKAILMAYLPGSEAGSALADVLFGRYNPSGRLPFTWPKLFSQVPFTYDRYPDIYPKAEPLYPFGYGLSYTDFAYRLQAARVTPNAVEVDVEVRNTGKRAGSDVVQLYTRFPPLGFLAPRERLVGFAKVSLEPGQARSIKLTAPLDRFALVPGDVFSLEAPRLLPGRYVLRVGEQTVAVDLR; via the coding sequence ATGACCAGAATAGGGAGACTCGCTCTTGCCTGGGCTGTGTGTTTTAGCGGTAGCCTGGTGCTAGCCCAGCCCATCTACAAAGACCCAGCCCAGCCTGTGGAGAAGCGTGTGGCCGACCTGCTCGCGCGCATGACGCTGGAAGAGAAGCTGGGCCAGATGACGCAAATAGTGGTATCCAAGCTGATGTCAGACGGCTGGGGGCTGGAGCCGCTGAAGGCTGAGCTGCTCGAGCGCTACCTTGTGCAACGCGGCATCGGCTCGGTGCTCTCGGGCGGGGGGATGGGGCCGGTGCCCAACACGCCCCGCGCCTGGGCCGAGATGACCAACGCCATCCAGCGGGTGGCGGTGGAGAAGGGCCGTCTGGGCATTCCTTCCCTTTACGGGGTGGACGCCGTACACGGGCACAACAACCTCGTGGGGGCCACTATCTACCCCCATAACCTGGGCCTGGCGGCTACCTGGAACCCGGCCCTGGTGGAGCAGGTGGCCCGGCGGGTGGGTCAGGAACTGCGGGCTACGGGCACGCTGTGGAACTTTGCCCCCGTGGCCGACCTGGGCCGTGACCCGCGCTGGGGTCGCTTCTATGAGACTTTTGGTGAAGATTCCCTTCTAGCCGGTAGCCTGGTTGCAGCCACGGTGCGTGGTTTGCAGGCTAGCCAGGTTGCCGCGACGCTCAAGCACTTTGTTGGCTACGGCCAGCCTGTGGGCGGTACCGATCGTAGCCCGGCTTTTCTGGCCCCCCGCACCCTGCAAGAGGTATGGCTGCCGCCCTTTCGTATGGGCCTCGAGGCCGGTGCCCTTACGGTGATGGCCAACAGCGGCTCGGTCAACGGGGTGCCGGTGCACGCCTCGCGTTACCTGCTCACCGACGTGCTGCGCGGCCAGATGGGCTTCAAGGGTGTGGTGATTTCCGACTGGAACGACATCGATAAGCTGGTGAACGACCACAAAGTTGCCGCCACCTTTGCCGACGCTGTAGCCCTGAGCATCAACGCAGGTGTGGATGTGTACATGGTTCCGATGGAGGCCGACCGCTACCTCCAGACCCTGAAGGAACTTGTCGAGGCAGGCCGGGTTCCACGCGCCCGCATAGACGAGGCAGCAGGCCGTGTGCTGTGGCTGAAGTTTCAGCTTGGCTTGTTCGAGCGCCCCTACGTGGAGGTGGCCGAGGCCGAGAAGGTGCTCGAGGCCCAGCGTCTGCTGGCGAAGCAGGCGGCCCTCGAGTCCATCACCTTGCTGGAAAACGCCGCCTTCACCCTGCCGCTCACCAACGTCAGAACCCTGCTCGTCACTGGCCCCGCCGCTACCGACAAGACCATGCAGATGGGTGGCTGGAGCATTGACTGGCAGGGCAAAGAGGGGGCCAAAGCCCCTGGGATAACCCTGCTCGAGGGTCTGCAAAAGGGCGCACCCAAAGGGGTGAAGGTAACTTATGCCGACCCCAGGGATGCTCGAGCCCTCGCGGCCGCGGCCAGGGCCGCCGACATGGTAGTGGTGGCCCTGGGTGAAAAGCCCTACGCCGAGAGCGAAGGCAACAACCTCAACGGCGAACTCCCTGCCGAGCAGTACAGACTGCTGCGCGACCTCAAGGCACTGGGCAAGCCCATAGTGCTGGTGCTGTTTGCGGGCCGCCCCCTGGTTTTTCCCCCCGACCTGTGGCTCACCCCCAAGGCCATCCTGATGGCTTACCTGCCTGGTTCTGAAGCGGGCAGTGCCCTGGCCGATGTGCTTTTCGGTCGCTACAACCCCAGCGGTCGCCTGCCCTTCACCTGGCCCAAGCTCTTCAGCCAGGTGCCCTTCACCTACGACCGCTACCCCGACATCTACCCTAAAGCCGAGCCGCTCTACCCCTTCGGCTACGGCCTGAGCTACACCGACTTTGCCTACCGTCTGCAGGCCGCCAGAGTTACCCCTAACGCCGTGGAGGTGGATGTGGAGGTGCGCAACACCGGTAAACGCGCCGGTAGCGACGTGGTGCAGCTTTATACCCGCTTCCCTCCGCTTGGCTTCCTGGCCCCCCGCGAGCGCCTGGTCGGTTTCGCGAAGGTGAGCCTCGAGCCCGGCCAGGCCCGCAGCATTAAACTCACCGCCCCGCTGGACCGCTTCGCCCTGGTGCCAGGTGATGTGTTCAGCCTCGAGGCACCCCGCCTCTTGCCCGGACGCTACGTCTTGCGGGTGGGGGAGCAGACGGTGGCGGTGGATCTGCGCTAA
- a CDS encoding glycoside hydrolase family 16 protein translates to MKQNFFRLLAILLLALPGALAQELPGWRLVWADEFNLPLGSPVDRSKWNIETGGWGWGNSELQYYTESTLNLVHDGRNLVIAALEQRLPGLRCWYGPCRYTSGRINTKGKFEQRYGRIEARIKLPRGQGLWAAFWMLGSNFGPVRWPNCGEIDIMEHIGREPRTVHGTIHGPGYSGGEGITRSYRISTDFADAFHVFALEWEPGMLRWYVDGVLYQTLTPADLPEGSRWVFDQPFFIILNLAVGGGWPGRPDETTRFPQRMLVDYVRVYERAAGP, encoded by the coding sequence ATGAAGCAGAACTTTTTTAGGCTGTTGGCGATCTTGTTGCTGGCCCTGCCAGGGGCCCTGGCCCAGGAGCTGCCGGGCTGGCGGCTGGTCTGGGCCGATGAGTTCAATCTGCCCCTGGGCAGCCCAGTGGACCGCAGCAAATGGAACATCGAGACGGGCGGCTGGGGCTGGGGCAACAGCGAGCTACAGTACTACACCGAATCGACCCTGAACCTGGTGCACGACGGGCGCAACCTGGTAATTGCCGCGCTCGAGCAGCGTTTGCCGGGTTTGCGCTGCTGGTATGGCCCGTGTCGCTATACTTCGGGGCGCATCAATACCAAGGGCAAGTTTGAGCAGCGCTACGGGCGCATCGAGGCCCGCATTAAGCTCCCCCGCGGACAGGGCCTTTGGGCGGCCTTCTGGATGCTGGGCAGCAACTTTGGCCCGGTGCGATGGCCCAATTGCGGCGAGATTGACATTATGGAACACATTGGGCGTGAGCCGCGCACCGTCCACGGCACCATCCACGGCCCCGGCTACTCCGGCGGCGAGGGCATTACCAGGTCCTACCGGATTTCTACCGACTTTGCCGATGCCTTCCATGTTTTTGCGCTCGAGTGGGAGCCGGGGATGCTGCGCTGGTATGTAGACGGCGTGCTCTACCAGACCCTGACCCCCGCCGACCTGCCCGAGGGCTCTCGCTGGGTCTTCGATCAGCCCTTCTTTATCATTCTCAACCTGGCTGTGGGGGGTGGCTGGCCTGGCCGACCCGACGAGACCACCCGCTTCCCCCAGCGCATGTTGGTGGATTACGTGCGTGTGTACGAGCGGGCTGCTGGCCCTTAG
- a CDS encoding glycoside hydrolase family 43 protein: MTRIVNPILPGFHPDPSILRVGDDYFIATSTFEWWPGVRLHHSRDLVHWRPIGYALTRTSQLQMLGNPDSGGIWAPCLSHDGEQFYLIYTDVKTWSNGEVFKDAHNYLVTAPRIEGPWSEPVYLNSSGFDPSLFHDEDGRKWLLNMLWDHRKGRNAFAGILLQEYDPAQKRLVGPVHNIFRGTPLGVTEGPHLYRKDGWYYLVVAEGGTTYEHAVTVARSRQIEGPYQVDPCYPTLTARGRPELPLQKAGHASLVRTQQGEWYMAHLVGRPLEPPQALRRHCPLGRETALQKIRWSPDGWPRLWHGENTPALEVEAPALPPHPWPQEPERDEFEAPSLGLHFQTLRHPPDPSWLSLTERPGYLRLYGRESLSSRHRQSLVARRLQHFFAEAETALEFEPRHFQQMAGLVCYYDTGNWVYLRVSRDQDLGKTLNLLACDNGHYNEPLDQELVIEGWHRVYLRVRYERDTFGFAYSANGTDWNEIPLRFPAYKLSDDHCRGLGFTGTFIGLCVQDLSGARLHADFDYFAYRGLEPAQGEAYS; encoded by the coding sequence ATGACCCGGATAGTCAACCCCATCCTGCCAGGCTTCCACCCGGATCCCTCGATTCTGCGGGTGGGGGATGACTATTTTATTGCCACCTCCACCTTCGAGTGGTGGCCGGGGGTGCGTTTGCACCACTCGCGCGATCTGGTGCACTGGCGGCCCATCGGCTATGCCCTGACTCGCACCTCGCAGCTTCAGATGCTGGGCAATCCCGACTCTGGGGGTATCTGGGCTCCTTGCCTGAGCCACGATGGGGAGCAGTTCTACCTGATCTACACCGACGTAAAGACCTGGAGCAACGGGGAGGTCTTCAAGGACGCACACAACTACCTGGTGACAGCCCCCCGCATCGAAGGCCCCTGGTCGGAGCCGGTGTATCTCAATTCCTCGGGTTTCGACCCCTCGCTCTTCCACGATGAGGATGGGCGCAAATGGCTTCTGAACATGCTCTGGGATCACCGCAAGGGCCGCAACGCCTTTGCTGGAATTCTCTTGCAGGAATACGACCCAGCACAAAAGCGGCTGGTGGGGCCGGTGCACAACATCTTCCGGGGAACCCCCCTGGGGGTGACCGAGGGGCCGCACCTATACAGGAAGGATGGCTGGTATTACCTGGTGGTAGCCGAAGGGGGCACCACCTATGAACATGCCGTAACGGTGGCCCGTTCGCGCCAGATTGAGGGGCCTTACCAGGTAGACCCCTGCTACCCAACCCTGACCGCTCGAGGTCGCCCCGAGCTGCCCCTGCAAAAAGCCGGCCATGCTTCGCTGGTGCGAACCCAGCAAGGGGAGTGGTACATGGCCCACCTGGTCGGGCGTCCCCTCGAGCCCCCCCAGGCCCTCCGGCGCCACTGCCCTCTGGGCCGCGAAACCGCCCTGCAGAAAATCCGCTGGAGCCCGGACGGCTGGCCCCGGCTCTGGCACGGGGAAAACACCCCGGCCCTGGAGGTCGAAGCCCCGGCCCTCCCCCCCCACCCCTGGCCCCAGGAACCCGAACGCGACGAGTTTGAGGCCCCCAGCCTTGGCCTGCACTTTCAGACCCTGCGCCACCCCCCCGACCCTTCCTGGCTCTCGCTGACCGAGCGTCCCGGCTACCTGCGCCTGTATGGGCGGGAGTCGCTGAGTTCGCGCCACCGCCAGAGCCTGGTGGCCCGGCGCTTGCAGCACTTTTTTGCCGAGGCCGAGACCGCGCTCGAGTTTGAACCCCGGCACTTCCAGCAGATGGCGGGGCTGGTCTGCTACTACGACACCGGCAACTGGGTGTACCTGCGGGTGAGCCGCGACCAAGACCTGGGCAAGACCCTGAACCTGCTGGCCTGTGACAACGGTCACTACAACGAACCCCTGGATCAGGAGCTAGTCATCGAGGGCTGGCACCGGGTCTACCTCAGGGTGCGCTACGAGCGCGATACCTTTGGCTTTGCCTACTCGGCCAACGGAACGGACTGGAACGAGATTCCTCTGCGCTTTCCGGCCTACAAACTTTCCGACGACCACTGCCGGGGGCTGGGCTTCACCGGTACTTTTATCGGGCTGTGCGTGCAGGATTTGAGTGGGGCGCGGCTCCACGCAGATTTTGACTACTTTGCCTACCGGGGGCTCGAGCCGGCGCAGGGAGAGGCCTATAGCTAG
- a CDS encoding GH1 family beta-glucosidase — translation MKRSDFPQDFIWGTATSSYQIEGAVSEDGRGLSIWDTFSHTPGKVKGGDNGDVACDHYHRYPEDIALMKELGVNAYRFSLAWPRILPLGRGTVNPKGLDFYSRLVDTLLARGITPWVTLYHWDLPQALEDQGGWPERETAYAFAEYTDVVTRHLGDRVKHWITLNEPWCSAYLGYHIGVHAPGRQDLNLSVRASHHLLLAHGLAVPVIRQNVPGAQVGITLNLSPGHPASPDPADVAAARRFDGFQNRWYLDPLYGFGYPADMLALYSKAPPVQGDDLKTIAVPTDFLGINYYSRAVVKNGDLEPYRFQYVRAGEEHTDMDWEVYPEGIYETLVRVGREYRPNAIYITENGAAYPDVMGADGQVHDLERVRYFERHLDLCARAVRHGAPLKGYFAWSLLDNFEWAEGYSKRFGLVYVDFSTQKRTIKDSGLWFRDFLREVVKSS, via the coding sequence ATGAAACGAAGCGATTTTCCCCAAGACTTCATTTGGGGCACGGCTACTTCTTCCTACCAGATTGAAGGGGCTGTGTCTGAAGACGGACGCGGGCTTAGTATCTGGGATACCTTCAGCCATACCCCCGGAAAAGTGAAGGGCGGCGACAACGGCGACGTGGCCTGTGACCATTACCACCGCTACCCCGAGGACATCGCCTTGATGAAAGAGCTCGGGGTGAACGCGTACCGCTTCTCGCTGGCCTGGCCGCGCATCCTGCCCCTGGGCCGGGGGACGGTGAACCCCAAAGGCCTGGACTTTTACAGTCGGCTGGTAGACACCCTTTTGGCGCGGGGTATTACCCCCTGGGTTACCCTTTATCACTGGGACCTGCCCCAGGCCCTGGAAGACCAGGGCGGCTGGCCGGAGCGCGAGACTGCCTACGCTTTTGCGGAGTACACCGATGTGGTAACCCGGCACCTGGGGGATCGGGTCAAGCACTGGATAACCCTCAACGAGCCCTGGTGCTCGGCCTATCTGGGCTACCACATCGGCGTTCATGCGCCGGGGCGACAGGATCTGAACCTTTCCGTACGGGCTTCGCATCACCTGCTGCTGGCCCACGGACTGGCCGTGCCAGTTATTCGCCAAAACGTGCCTGGGGCTCAAGTGGGCATCACCCTCAACCTCTCGCCGGGCCACCCGGCCTCGCCCGACCCCGCCGATGTGGCCGCAGCCCGCCGCTTTGACGGTTTCCAGAACCGCTGGTACCTAGATCCACTCTATGGCTTTGGCTACCCCGCGGACATGCTGGCCCTGTACAGCAAAGCCCCGCCGGTGCAGGGCGACGACCTGAAGACCATCGCAGTACCTACCGACTTCCTGGGCATCAACTACTACTCCCGCGCGGTGGTCAAAAACGGCGACCTCGAGCCCTACCGCTTTCAGTATGTGCGGGCCGGCGAGGAACACACCGATATGGACTGGGAGGTTTACCCAGAGGGAATCTACGAAACCCTGGTGCGGGTTGGCCGGGAGTACCGCCCGAACGCTATCTACATCACCGAGAACGGGGCAGCCTACCCCGATGTGATGGGGGCCGATGGACAGGTGCACGACCTCGAGCGCGTCCGCTACTTTGAGCGCCACCTGGACCTCTGCGCACGGGCTGTACGGCATGGTGCCCCCCTGAAAGGCTACTTTGCCTGGAGCCTGCTGGATAACTTCGAGTGGGCCGAGGGCTATTCCAAACGCTTTGGGCTGGTATACGTGGATTTTTCCACCCAGAAGCGCACCATCAAAGACAGCGGCCTGTGGTTCCGGGACTTCTTGCGGGAGGTTGTAAAAAGTTCATGA
- a CDS encoding endo-1,4-beta-xylanase, with the protein MGIFFGLLVLAQPGSPLRNLAEARKIQIGAAVEPSLLLQEPEYARVLAREFNLVVAENVMKWGALQTTRGQYNFAAADLLLNFAQKNRQALRGHTLVWHQQLPRWMYGTFTAAEMEAILSDHIRTVVGRYRGKIAYWDVVNEAIGDDAKLRSTPFDVLPGYLEKAFRLARAADPSAKLFYNDYGAEGLGAKSDAIYALLKSFKEKGVPVDGVGFQVHVDSSFSPKQVRMEENLERFAQLGLEIHITEMDVRLGSTGPKAERLEKQAQVYREVLQICLRQPRCKVFTLWGFTDAHSWRGASEPLIFDVDYQPKPAYFALQHTLQQP; encoded by the coding sequence GTGGGAATCTTTTTCGGACTGCTGGTACTGGCCCAGCCGGGTTCGCCGCTGCGAAACTTGGCCGAGGCGCGAAAAATCCAGATTGGAGCGGCTGTAGAACCAAGCCTTCTTCTGCAGGAGCCCGAGTACGCCCGGGTGCTGGCCCGGGAGTTCAACCTGGTGGTGGCCGAGAACGTGATGAAGTGGGGGGCATTGCAGACCACTCGAGGTCAGTACAACTTTGCCGCTGCCGATCTGCTTTTGAACTTCGCCCAGAAAAACCGGCAGGCGCTGCGGGGGCATACCCTGGTCTGGCACCAGCAACTGCCCCGCTGGATGTACGGCACCTTTACCGCTGCCGAGATGGAGGCCATCCTGAGCGACCATATCCGCACGGTGGTGGGGCGCTACCGCGGCAAAATTGCCTACTGGGACGTGGTGAACGAGGCCATCGGCGACGATGCCAAGCTGCGCTCAACCCCTTTTGACGTTCTACCAGGCTACCTGGAAAAAGCCTTTCGCCTGGCCAGGGCGGCTGACCCCAGCGCCAAGCTGTTCTACAACGACTACGGGGCCGAGGGCCTGGGGGCCAAGTCGGATGCCATCTACGCACTCTTGAAGTCCTTCAAGGAAAAAGGGGTGCCGGTGGATGGGGTGGGCTTCCAGGTGCATGTGGACTCGAGCTTCTCGCCCAAGCAGGTGCGGATGGAGGAGAACCTCGAGCGCTTCGCCCAGCTCGGCCTGGAGATTCACATCACCGAGATGGACGTGCGGCTGGGTAGCACGGGCCCCAAGGCCGAACGCCTGGAAAAGCAGGCCCAGGTGTACCGCGAAGTGCTGCAAATCTGCCTCCGTCAGCCCCGCTGCAAAGTCTTTACCCTGTGGGGCTTTACCGATGCCCACTCCTGGCGGGGGGCCAGCGAACCCCTCATCTTCGATGTCGACTACCAGCCCAAACCGGCTTACTTTGCCCTTCAGCACACCTTGCAACAACCTTGA
- a CDS encoding carbohydrate ABC transporter permease — MGSFLLRLGGYAILVLGGVLTIAPFYFMFVFATHQRSEIFGFPPPLWFGEHFMTNYQILVNKIPFWRAYWNNFYLAFMTTITSLFFCSLAGFGFAMYQFRWREQLFAVVMATLLVPAILNLIPFYLLIFQIGWINTPKALWVPAMAGALGIFMMRQYIISAIPKELIDAARIDGCSEFQIYWRIVLPLIRPALGTLGLITFIGSWNRFADVNVIMRTQETKTIPVVLRTLQGATDVEWGAIMAGTALMVAPLLLVFAIAARQLMEGLTSGAVKN; from the coding sequence TTGGGAAGCTTTCTACTCCGCTTGGGAGGCTACGCCATCCTGGTGCTGGGGGGAGTGCTTACGATAGCGCCGTTCTACTTTATGTTTGTGTTTGCCACCCATCAGCGCTCGGAGATTTTTGGTTTTCCGCCTCCCTTGTGGTTTGGCGAGCATTTCATGACCAATTACCAGATTTTGGTCAATAAAATTCCTTTTTGGCGGGCTTACTGGAACAACTTCTACCTAGCTTTTATGACCACCATCACCAGTTTGTTCTTTTGCAGCCTGGCCGGTTTTGGCTTTGCCATGTACCAGTTTCGCTGGCGCGAACAACTCTTTGCGGTGGTCATGGCCACTTTGTTGGTGCCGGCCATCCTCAACCTGATTCCCTTTTACCTGCTCATATTCCAAATTGGCTGGATCAACACCCCCAAAGCCCTCTGGGTGCCAGCCATGGCCGGCGCTTTGGGCATCTTTATGATGCGGCAGTATATTATTTCGGCCATTCCCAAAGAGCTGATCGATGCGGCCCGCATAGATGGCTGCAGCGAGTTTCAGATTTACTGGCGCATTGTGCTACCCCTCATCCGCCCAGCGCTGGGCACCCTGGGCCTGATTACCTTTATCGGCTCCTGGAACCGTTTTGCCGATGTGAACGTGATTATGCGAACCCAGGAGACCAAGACCATACCGGTGGTGCTGCGCACTCTGCAAGGGGCTACCGATGTGGAGTGGGGCGCGATTATGGCCGGTACGGCCCTGATGGTCGCTCCGCTGCTGCTGGTTTTTGCTATAGCGGCCCGGCAACTTATGGAGGGGTTGACCAGCGGAGCCGTCAAGAACTAG
- a CDS encoding carbohydrate ABC transporter permease produces the protein MSFQAWTPSDGWGRWKYVGLENYTFTLTDPMFLRSMWNTIWLGVFSGVPQHLIAIPLAFVIHMVLSRFKTFVTAVYFLPYITSTVAVALIFNTLFATQNGIINLVIAHLNNWPLLGALLPDEKINWFTSANIKYAIALMVVWQFTGWNTLLYLSAIQAIPKDLYEAASVDGASRIQQFRYITLPLLRPMMFFAVSLTIIGNMQLFEQPFILLNGGASGATPGGQTATMYMYRTAFEWLEMGTAASIAWILFIFIGILTYLNNLIFGRSARGE, from the coding sequence ATGTCCTTCCAGGCCTGGACGCCCAGTGATGGATGGGGCCGATGGAAGTATGTGGGCCTCGAGAACTACACCTTCACCCTCACCGACCCTATGTTTTTGCGCTCCATGTGGAACACCATTTGGCTGGGGGTATTCTCGGGGGTGCCGCAGCACCTGATTGCGATCCCACTAGCCTTCGTGATTCACATGGTGCTGAGCCGCTTCAAGACCTTTGTTACGGCGGTGTACTTCCTGCCCTATATCACCTCTACGGTGGCCGTGGCCCTTATCTTTAACACCCTTTTTGCTACCCAGAACGGCATCATCAATTTGGTGATCGCCCACCTCAACAACTGGCCTTTGTTGGGTGCGTTGTTGCCGGACGAGAAAATCAACTGGTTTACCAGTGCCAACATTAAATATGCCATTGCACTGATGGTGGTCTGGCAGTTTACGGGCTGGAACACCCTTCTCTACCTTTCTGCTATTCAGGCCATCCCCAAAGATCTGTACGAAGCTGCCTCGGTAGATGGAGCCAGCCGTATCCAACAGTTTCGCTACATCACCTTGCCCCTGCTGCGGCCCATGATGTTTTTTGCGGTCAGCCTGACCATCATCGGCAACATGCAGCTCTTTGAGCAGCCCTTCATTCTGCTCAACGGGGGCGCCAGCGGGGCTACGCCGGGTGGACAGACCGCCACCATGTATATGTACCGTACTGCCTTTGAGTGGCTCGAGATGGGCACTGCAGCCTCCATTGCCTGGATTCTTTTTATTTTTATCGGCATACTCACCTATCTTAACAACCTGATTTTTGGCCGTTCGGCAAGGGGGGAATGA
- a CDS encoding ABC transporter substrate-binding protein, with product MKRILSILVLLALFGLGFAQKTTLTVGVFPNLDDALKAQIPLFNKKYPNVEIKLVVQQYGDHHNALTTALATGQGLPDVAAIEIGFVGRFAEGQGFEDLNKAPYNAGQYKRLFTPYTVAQATAADGRFIAMPVDIGPGTFFYRVDVLQKAGVDPKNMMTWPGYIAAGRKIKATTGAFLIADAADVAWINIFATTPANNSPYFDAQGKPVVDSPRFVRAFELAKNIRTAGLDARIGAWSNEWYDAFKKGTVATQFSGAWLQGHLQNWMAPETKGLWRVQQLPEGMFASWGGSFYAIASTSKNKELAWEFIKFVTTNKDMQTLAFKTIGAFPALLAAQEDPSFDEPVEFLGGQKARLLWREAARKVKPLKANKYDRIANEIVSQALAQVLDEGKDIPTALAEAKQLIERRMR from the coding sequence ATGAAGCGAATCCTATCAATTTTAGTACTGCTGGCGCTGTTTGGCCTGGGCTTTGCCCAAAAGACTACCCTCACGGTGGGGGTTTTCCCCAACCTCGACGATGCTCTCAAAGCTCAAATTCCCCTCTTCAATAAGAAGTACCCCAACGTTGAAATCAAGCTGGTCGTTCAGCAGTACGGCGACCACCATAACGCCCTCACCACCGCGCTGGCCACCGGACAGGGTCTGCCCGATGTGGCGGCCATCGAGATTGGGTTTGTGGGCCGCTTTGCCGAAGGGCAGGGTTTTGAAGACCTGAACAAAGCCCCCTACAATGCCGGGCAGTACAAGAGGCTCTTTACCCCCTATACCGTTGCTCAGGCTACCGCAGCCGATGGGCGGTTTATTGCAATGCCGGTGGATATCGGCCCTGGTACTTTCTTCTATCGGGTGGATGTTTTGCAAAAAGCGGGGGTAGACCCCAAAAACATGATGACCTGGCCGGGCTACATCGCGGCTGGCCGCAAGATCAAGGCCACCACCGGTGCTTTCCTGATTGCCGATGCCGCCGACGTGGCCTGGATTAACATTTTTGCCACCACTCCGGCCAACAACAGTCCCTACTTCGATGCTCAGGGTAAGCCGGTCGTGGATAGCCCTCGCTTCGTGCGGGCCTTTGAGCTGGCCAAAAACATTCGCACCGCAGGCCTGGATGCCCGGATAGGGGCCTGGTCCAACGAGTGGTACGATGCTTTCAAGAAAGGAACCGTAGCCACGCAGTTCTCCGGCGCCTGGCTGCAAGGCCACCTGCAAAACTGGATGGCCCCCGAAACCAAGGGGCTGTGGCGGGTACAGCAACTTCCCGAGGGTATGTTTGCCTCCTGGGGTGGTAGCTTCTACGCAATTGCCTCCACTTCCAAGAACAAAGAACTGGCCTGGGAGTTCATCAAGTTCGTAACCACCAACAAGGATATGCAAACGTTGGCCTTCAAGACCATTGGTGCTTTCCCAGCCTTGCTGGCAGCCCAAGAAGACCCCTCCTTCGATGAGCCCGTAGAATTCCTGGGTGGTCAGAAGGCCCGACTGTTGTGGCGTGAGGCTGCCCGTAAAGTGAAGCCACTAAAGGCCAACAAGTACGACCGTATCGCCAACGAGATCGTGAGCCAGGCCCTTGCCCAGGTGCTGGACGAGGGTAAGGACATCCCGACCGCTCTGGCTGAGGCCAAGCAACTGATCGAACGTCGCATGCGCTAA